One Streptomyces sp. NBC_01237 genomic region harbors:
- a CDS encoding AAA family ATPase: protein MNSEGTWTPGDSHRLDALTLSRKEGWAAFAEAAPRTQPELLPRDEYMALGERAKAQYDQARRVWHANLGPLRTPQLAELHEDLWDILDSNQQDGDQAKGAVAVDAFPGLGKTTAVLAFARDFHRREIAEGGAFTAGGHERLPVCRVGLTGNTGMKDFNRAMLEFFGHPGRTTGTTAQFAQRALDCVLSCDVKLLVVDDLHFLRWRATGGVEVSNHFKYVANEFPVTLLFVGVGLAKRGLFSEGESYDNAVLAQTGRRTTRLDMGSFELVTDQGRSQWRQLLLALEKRLVLRGTYRGMIADDLSDYLFIRSSGHIGSLMTLINRGCQRAVRTGAERLDEELLSRVKIDQAAHLAQDDVRNLLKGQRSRRTRQKAARR from the coding sequence GTGAACAGCGAGGGCACCTGGACGCCGGGAGACTCCCACCGTCTGGACGCGCTGACGCTCTCGCGCAAGGAGGGCTGGGCGGCGTTCGCGGAAGCCGCACCGCGGACACAGCCGGAACTGCTGCCCCGCGACGAGTACATGGCGCTGGGCGAGCGCGCGAAGGCGCAGTATGACCAGGCCCGGCGGGTCTGGCACGCGAACCTCGGGCCACTGCGGACCCCGCAGCTGGCCGAGCTGCACGAGGACTTGTGGGACATCCTCGATAGCAACCAGCAGGATGGTGACCAGGCCAAGGGCGCCGTCGCGGTGGACGCCTTCCCCGGGCTGGGCAAGACGACGGCGGTGCTGGCCTTCGCCCGGGACTTCCACCGCCGGGAGATCGCCGAGGGCGGCGCGTTCACCGCCGGCGGGCACGAACGGCTCCCCGTCTGCCGGGTCGGCCTGACCGGGAACACCGGGATGAAGGACTTCAACCGGGCGATGCTGGAGTTCTTCGGCCACCCCGGCCGCACCACCGGCACCACGGCACAGTTCGCCCAACGGGCCCTGGACTGCGTGCTTTCCTGTGATGTGAAGCTGCTGGTCGTCGACGATCTGCACTTTTTGCGCTGGAGGGCGACCGGCGGGGTCGAGGTGAGCAATCACTTCAAGTACGTCGCGAACGAGTTCCCGGTCACGTTGCTGTTCGTCGGGGTCGGCCTGGCCAAGCGCGGCCTGTTCTCCGAGGGCGAGTCCTACGACAACGCGGTCCTGGCCCAGACGGGCCGGCGCACGACCCGCCTGGACATGGGGTCCTTCGAGCTGGTCACCGACCAGGGCCGCAGCCAGTGGCGCCAGCTGCTGCTGGCCCTGGAGAAGCGCCTGGTCCTGCGTGGCACCTACCGGGGCATGATCGCCGACGACCTGTCCGACTACCTGTTCATCCGCTCCAGCGGCCACATCGGCTCGCTGATGACCCTCATCAACCGCGGCTGCCAGCGAGCCGTCCGCACCGGCGCCGAGCGTCTGGACGAGGAACTTCTCAGCCGCGTCAAGATCGACCAGGCGGCGCACCTGGCCCAGGACGACGTACGCAATCTCCTGAAGGGACAGCGCTCCCGACGGACCCGCCAGAAGGCGGCCCGCCGGTGA
- a CDS encoding Mu transposase C-terminal domain-containing protein yields the protein MSRAAVRVGVGSRFSYDGEVVEVVEFAGTQAGGEVVLKDGRGRLLRLAVKELLLSERARVIPDGPGPASDDPQETAAVVLDQLDGGERERVLERAAHVREVLTGFRSGSEELPAVGEPRAAYAAGEPMESRYAAKAAELEVATRTVKRWVAAFRQDGEAGLVPARSGPRSGHRNAEVWSEAALEVMVEHTGQSKPSRKMVIERTRARLLARGFTEEDLPSRATTYRLLEDLERRHPTFRLSTKRNRDIATRPGGVYGKLRPTRPGEYLLMDTNRLDVFALDPVTLQWLQAELTVSMDWYTRCVLGIRITPVSTKAVDASVALYQAFRPRPAGEDWLAHAVWPEHGIPRSVLIDVTALEGPMRSAASPAVVPETVLVDHGKVFVSEHLTSVCRRLGISVQPARLRTGRDKGPLERFFLTLREDLLQGLPGYKGPDLHSRGERPEGEAFFFLHELEAIIREWVACVYHHRPHTSLVDPGVPGLRMSPAAMFEHGLNRAGYVEVPRDPDLAFEFLRVERRKIQHYGIDLDARRYNGAALDPYRGLLSGERDGKWPVAVNPDDINAVYFRDPANRGWHALAWEHAPGRDMPVSEEALQFARRLAASRDRFPDDKAAVRDLFERWNLGLGTTLVERRMALRLAREQKALDLPEPEESVATLPSVRRLMDLPDEAEPQLASGAAPEMGDDDAADEAEFVELEDDSDFYSGALEDA from the coding sequence GTGAGCCGGGCTGCGGTGCGGGTGGGAGTGGGGAGCCGCTTCTCCTATGACGGTGAGGTCGTCGAGGTGGTGGAATTCGCCGGCACGCAGGCAGGCGGTGAGGTGGTCCTCAAGGACGGCCGGGGCCGGCTGCTGCGGCTGGCGGTCAAGGAACTGCTGTTGTCGGAGCGCGCTCGCGTCATCCCGGACGGGCCGGGGCCGGCCTCCGACGATCCGCAGGAGACAGCGGCGGTGGTGCTGGACCAGCTGGACGGCGGCGAGCGGGAGCGGGTGCTGGAGCGGGCCGCGCATGTCCGGGAGGTGTTGACCGGGTTCCGCAGTGGCAGCGAGGAACTGCCGGCCGTGGGGGAGCCTCGTGCTGCCTACGCGGCGGGTGAGCCGATGGAGAGCCGGTACGCGGCGAAGGCGGCCGAGCTCGAGGTGGCGACTCGCACGGTCAAGCGGTGGGTCGCGGCCTTCCGTCAGGACGGTGAAGCAGGGCTTGTGCCGGCCCGCAGCGGGCCACGTTCGGGGCATCGGAACGCTGAGGTGTGGTCGGAGGCGGCGCTGGAGGTGATGGTCGAGCACACGGGCCAGTCCAAGCCGTCGCGCAAGATGGTCATCGAGCGGACCCGGGCCCGGCTGCTGGCCAGGGGCTTTACGGAGGAGGACTTGCCCAGCCGGGCGACCACCTACCGCCTCCTGGAGGATCTGGAGCGGCGTCATCCGACGTTCCGGCTGAGCACGAAGCGGAACCGGGACATCGCCACCCGGCCCGGCGGCGTCTACGGGAAGCTGCGGCCGACCCGGCCGGGCGAGTACCTGCTGATGGACACCAACCGGCTGGACGTCTTCGCCCTGGACCCGGTGACGCTGCAGTGGCTGCAGGCGGAGCTGACCGTCTCGATGGACTGGTACACGCGCTGCGTCTTGGGGATCAGGATCACGCCGGTGTCGACGAAGGCCGTCGATGCCAGCGTTGCCCTCTACCAGGCGTTCCGCCCCCGGCCTGCGGGGGAGGACTGGCTGGCGCATGCTGTCTGGCCCGAGCACGGCATCCCGCGGTCGGTGCTGATCGACGTCACGGCGTTGGAGGGGCCGATGCGTTCGGCGGCGTCGCCGGCGGTGGTGCCGGAGACGGTGCTGGTCGACCACGGCAAGGTGTTCGTCTCGGAGCATCTGACCAGCGTCTGCCGCCGGTTGGGGATCTCGGTGCAGCCGGCCCGGCTGCGGACGGGCCGGGACAAGGGCCCGCTGGAGAGGTTCTTCCTGACCCTGCGCGAAGACCTGCTGCAGGGCCTGCCCGGCTACAAGGGCCCTGATCTGCACTCGCGCGGGGAGCGTCCCGAGGGTGAGGCGTTTTTCTTCCTCCACGAGCTGGAGGCGATCATCCGCGAGTGGGTGGCCTGCGTCTATCATCACCGGCCGCACACGAGTCTGGTCGATCCGGGGGTGCCGGGGCTGCGGATGTCGCCGGCGGCGATGTTCGAGCACGGGCTGAATCGGGCCGGCTACGTCGAGGTCCCGCGCGATCCGGACCTGGCGTTTGAGTTCCTGCGGGTGGAACGACGGAAGATCCAGCACTACGGGATCGATCTGGATGCTCGCCGCTACAACGGCGCCGCCCTGGATCCCTACCGCGGTCTGCTCAGCGGCGAGCGGGACGGCAAGTGGCCCGTCGCGGTGAACCCGGACGACATCAACGCGGTCTACTTCCGCGATCCCGCGAACCGCGGGTGGCATGCGCTGGCTTGGGAACACGCACCGGGCCGGGACATGCCGGTGAGCGAGGAAGCCTTGCAGTTCGCCCGCCGCCTGGCCGCGTCCCGCGACCGGTTCCCTGACGACAAGGCCGCGGTCCGGGACCTGTTCGAACGCTGGAATCTCGGGCTGGGCACCACGCTGGTCGAGCGCCGCATGGCCCTGCGGCTCGCCCGGGAACAGAAGGCCCTGGATCTGCCCGAGCCTGAGGAGAGCGTCGCGACGCTGCCGAGCGTGAGACGCCTCATGGACTTGCCGGATGAGGCAGAACCGCAACTCGCGTCCGGGGCCGCACCGGAGATGGGCGATGACGACGCGGCTGACGAGGCCGAATTCGTGGAGCTCGAAGACGACAGCGACTTCTACTCGGGCGCTCTGGAGGACGCGTGA
- a CDS encoding TnsA-like heteromeric transposase endonuclease subunit, translated as MVAVEVCVRLAEDEASEGLAWESVPLEMLYAAEPWRTFRWYMGQKHYSGSYWSSTQSDHVIYESRLELARLLYADFDRDVTAIVAQPFLLRAEMDGVLRRHIPDYLMATTAGPLVVDVKPRHRAAKPEHAFTFAWTREAVESRGWHYEVWSEPPDAELANVRFLAGYRRDWLFEPDLTEEIYDLAVEEESPPERLFDPVILDEVRERVVDGDTLGEAFSCLPGRPAPLVRAGVLHLLWKQQWSVDLSVPLSARSGLRTAS; from the coding sequence ATGGTGGCTGTAGAGGTGTGTGTTCGGCTTGCCGAGGATGAGGCGTCCGAGGGCCTCGCCTGGGAGTCGGTGCCCTTGGAGATGCTGTACGCGGCTGAGCCGTGGCGGACGTTCCGCTGGTACATGGGGCAGAAGCACTACTCGGGTTCGTACTGGTCGAGTACGCAGTCGGATCACGTCATCTACGAGTCGCGGCTGGAGCTGGCACGGCTGCTCTACGCGGACTTCGACCGGGATGTGACGGCGATCGTGGCCCAGCCCTTCTTGCTGCGGGCCGAAATGGACGGAGTGCTGCGCCGGCACATCCCGGACTACCTGATGGCCACCACGGCAGGCCCGTTGGTCGTCGACGTCAAGCCGCGGCACCGGGCGGCCAAGCCGGAGCACGCGTTCACCTTCGCCTGGACCCGCGAGGCGGTCGAGTCCCGCGGCTGGCACTACGAGGTGTGGAGCGAACCGCCGGACGCCGAGCTGGCCAACGTCCGGTTCCTCGCGGGCTACCGCCGCGACTGGCTGTTCGAGCCGGACCTGACCGAGGAGATATACGACCTGGCGGTGGAGGAGGAGTCGCCGCCTGAGCGGCTGTTCGACCCGGTCATCCTTGATGAAGTACGCGAGCGGGTCGTGGACGGGGACACGCTGGGAGAGGCGTTTTCCTGCCTGCCTGGTCGTCCGGCTCCGCTGGTGCGGGCCGGGGTCCTGCATCTGCTCTGGAAGCAGCAGTGGTCGGTCGACCTGAGCGTTCCCTTGAGCGCCCGCAGCGGGCTGAGGACGGCGTCGTGA
- the tap gene encoding telomere-associated protein Tap, with product MASEEELFANIDALLAEEPQLPPPAERARLREAAGITQARLATALKSTVQTVKNYENGRSEPKSPRLEAYQRLLNGWAAKYPARGAPSAPAPAAAPQPQVPQTFTGPAAPEPEAKTAAPVEAPAVPERPASRPATSSRRPSAKKATQPATDPRFPHGPLAVLDGDGSAYAVGGIVLDCPATTVPELVEWTLRESGLGAAKLNRYGKDSDPLIVLTAAAAVKLGLPERLEGHEQRRSLRLPEDHPVVKQVVRAKWQLTQRGFGPWARIYRKAQGRDRQCVQLAILSWDALDERSWPGVAEMEPADIARVLGVYATRVITPRGSTAVSGLELMTALRPPTKAVQDPETGNWVSGYNSGSLGTEPMDPAPPEATPEHPVVVNSGWTGGFLNEEAYQWVRPVDTLSDEECILPFAVGLDLNTAFLAAAARLVVGLSGPDHFHAPKFSPKIPGSWLADLSHIEVDPRLPSPFTPDGTRPTGPAWYQTHTLAYAQELGHDVHPIEAYLRRETGAYLDPWHDRLKTAYVDTLADMGVTKDLTDTEFLAAMEQHKQNDPALAAVLSAIKATVKGGVGKLRERPQGKHYKEGETWPALSRPTWRPDIRAAVISKARVNMHRKLNNMVKMTGLYPLAVLSDCVVYPSPGASPLDFLPYAASGKPQPGGFRLGPTPGLAKLEGVQSMLWAVDLMEKGLNPARHIKGGDV from the coding sequence ATGGCATCCGAGGAAGAGTTGTTCGCGAACATCGACGCGCTGCTGGCGGAGGAGCCGCAGCTCCCGCCCCCGGCGGAGCGTGCCCGGCTGCGTGAGGCCGCCGGTATCACCCAGGCCCGTCTCGCGACCGCGTTGAAGTCGACCGTGCAGACGGTGAAGAACTACGAGAACGGCCGCTCCGAGCCGAAGTCGCCGCGCCTGGAGGCGTACCAGCGGCTGCTGAACGGCTGGGCCGCGAAGTACCCCGCCCGCGGAGCTCCCTCCGCCCCGGCCCCGGCGGCCGCGCCGCAGCCGCAGGTGCCGCAGACGTTCACCGGCCCGGCCGCCCCCGAGCCGGAGGCGAAGACCGCCGCACCGGTGGAGGCCCCGGCCGTGCCCGAGCGTCCGGCCTCGCGCCCGGCGACGTCGTCCCGGCGTCCGTCCGCGAAGAAGGCCACCCAGCCCGCGACCGACCCGCGCTTCCCGCACGGCCCGCTCGCCGTGCTGGACGGTGACGGCTCCGCGTACGCCGTGGGCGGCATCGTGCTGGACTGCCCGGCCACCACCGTCCCGGAACTGGTGGAGTGGACCCTGCGCGAGTCCGGCCTCGGTGCCGCGAAGCTCAACCGGTATGGCAAGGACTCCGACCCGCTGATCGTGCTCACCGCGGCCGCCGCCGTGAAGCTCGGGCTGCCCGAGCGCCTGGAGGGCCACGAGCAGCGCCGCTCCCTGCGCCTCCCGGAGGACCACCCCGTGGTCAAGCAGGTCGTCAGGGCGAAGTGGCAGCTCACCCAGCGGGGCTTCGGCCCCTGGGCCCGGATCTACCGCAAGGCGCAGGGCCGCGACCGGCAGTGCGTGCAGCTCGCGATCCTGTCGTGGGACGCCCTCGACGAGCGGTCCTGGCCCGGCGTCGCCGAGATGGAGCCGGCCGACATCGCCCGCGTCCTCGGCGTGTACGCGACCCGGGTCATCACCCCGCGCGGCTCCACCGCCGTCTCCGGCCTGGAACTGATGACCGCGCTGCGCCCGCCGACGAAGGCCGTGCAGGACCCGGAGACCGGCAACTGGGTCTCCGGCTACAACTCGGGCAGCCTGGGCACCGAGCCGATGGACCCGGCGCCGCCGGAGGCCACCCCGGAACACCCCGTCGTCGTCAACTCCGGCTGGACCGGGGGTTTCCTGAACGAGGAGGCGTACCAGTGGGTGCGGCCGGTGGACACGCTGTCCGATGAGGAGTGCATCCTGCCGTTCGCGGTCGGCCTTGACCTGAACACGGCGTTCCTCGCCGCCGCGGCCCGCCTGGTCGTCGGCCTCAGCGGCCCCGACCATTTCCACGCCCCGAAGTTCAGCCCGAAGATCCCCGGGAGCTGGCTGGCCGACCTCAGCCACATCGAGGTGGACCCGCGCCTGCCCAGCCCGTTCACGCCGGACGGCACCCGGCCCACGGGTCCGGCCTGGTACCAGACGCACACCCTCGCCTACGCCCAGGAGCTCGGGCACGACGTCCACCCGATCGAGGCGTACCTGCGCCGCGAGACCGGCGCGTACCTCGACCCCTGGCACGACCGCCTCAAGACCGCCTACGTCGACACCCTCGCCGACATGGGCGTCACCAAGGACCTCACCGACACCGAGTTCCTGGCGGCGATGGAGCAGCACAAGCAGAACGACCCGGCCCTGGCCGCCGTTCTGTCCGCGATCAAGGCCACGGTCAAGGGCGGCGTCGGCAAGCTCCGCGAGCGCCCCCAGGGCAAGCACTACAAGGAGGGTGAGACGTGGCCGGCCCTGTCGCGGCCGACGTGGCGCCCCGATATCCGGGCCGCCGTCATCAGCAAGGCCCGGGTCAACATGCACCGCAAGCTCAACAACATGGTCAAGATGACCGGGCTGTACCCGCTCGCCGTGCTCTCCGACTGCGTCGTCTACCCGAGCCCCGGCGCCAGCCCGCTGGACTTCCTCCCGTACGCCGCCTCGGGCAAGCCGCAGCCGGGCGGGTTCCGCCTCGGGCCCACGCCCGGCCTGGCGAAGCTGGAGGGCGTCCAGTCGATGCTGTGGGCGGTCGACCTGATGGAGAAGGGCCTCAACCCGGCCCGCCACATCAAGGGCGGCGACGTGTAG
- a CDS encoding DUF4357 domain-containing protein, with protein sequence MRKIAAAGPDETIHITLSIDTAPPPSTPSAQEPTPDQAVAPQGPLAKLLLQGLLQPGEVLSFQQRRAGRQATATVTAEGRLVIEGHPTPYTSPSKAASAVTHSTVNGWTLWRTADGRTLNVLRNQLQQD encoded by the coding sequence ATGAGGAAGATCGCCGCAGCCGGACCGGATGAGACCATCCACATCACGCTGTCCATCGACACCGCACCACCACCCAGCACGCCATCCGCCCAGGAACCGACTCCTGACCAAGCGGTGGCCCCACAGGGCCCGTTGGCCAAGCTGCTGCTGCAGGGCCTGCTGCAGCCCGGGGAAGTGCTGTCGTTTCAGCAACGCCGGGCAGGGCGGCAGGCCACGGCCACGGTGACGGCCGAGGGCCGGCTGGTCATCGAAGGCCATCCCACGCCGTACACCTCACCGTCGAAGGCAGCGAGCGCCGTCACGCACAGCACGGTCAACGGTTGGACACTGTGGCGGACCGCGGACGGACGCACCCTCAATGTGCTGCGGAATCAACTGCAGCAGGACTGA
- a CDS encoding zeta toxin family protein, with product MSQCAVRVVVSRERPVVVFVAGQAGSGKTWVMDLVHAALEQRGGAVRVERDAYKAVHPDYQGYLAEDVRTAGVRVRPETYRWQAEAEAQARATRCDVVVEEAVADAAGWLATLAVYRAAGYRVEVVALAVPEAVSQLGVLDRYLRQAEEGRARYVGWDNHDACAAALPMALADIEAGHLADRVLVVRRGGEVLYTNELTPAGHWHRPAGAPEALLAERLRPWNAAETGAFRRQLADADRRAHDPRLPEDWALAVRRDSERAAALAEPVRRGAQARRQAPGVDYHRLSAEEHRWIFDVLIAPVLLKNITPQERPVAVYVVGQPGSGKTTAARVLRRALRGRPTQISGDSFKASHPDYYDLLREEPRTAGERIRADYRAWQAMAEAAVRERRGDVVIEVAPGSAAGFVEGVMAYRRAGYQVEVVVLAVRAADSRQGTAVRCADVNRLGGSGRFTTGQGHDYHFAVLAEAVAAAEQEAVADSVMVWGRDGTVLYRNDSTLQGSWARPTRAADVLRAEQARPYTSQEAARFWALQRRLRAELPQYRHDLEQIARLARALMPAHLQPRCLTGPGVAALPRPRARDGADYGPVASSSRRRAV from the coding sequence ATATCCCAGTGCGCGGTTCGGGTCGTGGTCTCCCGGGAGCGCCCGGTGGTGGTGTTCGTGGCCGGGCAGGCCGGCAGCGGCAAGACGTGGGTGATGGACCTGGTGCACGCCGCCCTCGAACAGCGCGGCGGTGCGGTCCGGGTGGAACGGGACGCCTACAAGGCGGTTCATCCGGACTATCAGGGATACCTGGCCGAGGACGTGCGTACGGCTGGGGTTCGGGTGCGGCCGGAAACCTACCGCTGGCAGGCCGAGGCCGAAGCCCAGGCCCGCGCCACCAGGTGCGACGTGGTGGTGGAGGAAGCCGTGGCCGATGCGGCCGGGTGGCTGGCCACGCTTGCCGTCTACCGTGCGGCGGGCTACCGCGTGGAGGTGGTGGCCCTGGCCGTGCCGGAGGCGGTCTCCCAACTCGGTGTGCTGGACCGCTACCTGCGCCAGGCCGAGGAGGGCCGGGCCCGGTACGTGGGGTGGGACAACCACGACGCCTGCGCGGCCGCGCTGCCCATGGCCCTCGCGGACATCGAGGCCGGGCACCTGGCCGACCGGGTCCTCGTCGTACGCCGCGGCGGTGAAGTCCTGTACACCAATGAGCTCACGCCCGCAGGCCACTGGCATCGGCCGGCCGGTGCGCCCGAGGCACTGCTGGCCGAGCGGTTACGCCCGTGGAACGCGGCGGAGACCGGCGCCTTCCGCCGCCAGCTCGCCGACGCCGACCGACGTGCGCACGATCCGAGGCTGCCCGAGGACTGGGCGCTCGCGGTACGGCGCGACAGCGAGCGTGCAGCCGCGCTGGCCGAGCCGGTGCGGCGCGGTGCGCAGGCCCGCCGCCAGGCGCCGGGCGTCGACTACCACCGGCTCTCCGCCGAGGAGCACCGCTGGATCTTCGACGTGCTGATCGCCCCGGTTCTCCTGAAGAACATCACTCCGCAGGAGCGGCCGGTCGCGGTGTACGTGGTGGGCCAGCCCGGCTCCGGCAAGACCACCGCAGCCCGGGTACTGCGCCGGGCGCTGCGCGGACGGCCCACCCAGATCAGCGGTGACTCCTTCAAGGCGTCGCACCCGGACTACTACGACCTGCTGCGCGAAGAGCCGCGTACGGCAGGTGAGCGGATCCGGGCGGACTACCGGGCCTGGCAGGCCATGGCCGAGGCGGCCGTACGGGAGCGGCGCGGGGATGTGGTGATCGAGGTCGCCCCCGGCAGCGCGGCCGGTTTCGTGGAGGGAGTGATGGCCTACCGGCGGGCGGGCTACCAGGTGGAGGTGGTGGTGCTGGCCGTACGGGCGGCGGACTCCCGGCAGGGCACCGCGGTGCGCTGCGCGGATGTGAACCGGCTGGGCGGTAGTGGGCGGTTCACCACCGGGCAGGGGCACGACTACCACTTCGCAGTACTCGCCGAAGCGGTTGCCGCAGCGGAACAGGAAGCGGTGGCCGACTCGGTCATGGTGTGGGGGCGCGACGGCACCGTCCTCTACCGCAATGACTCCACCCTTCAGGGCTCCTGGGCGCGGCCGACAAGGGCCGCAGATGTACTGCGCGCCGAGCAGGCCCGCCCCTACACCTCCCAGGAGGCGGCACGCTTCTGGGCCCTCCAGCGCCGCCTGCGGGCCGAGCTGCCGCAGTATCGCCACGATCTTGAGCAGATCGCCCGCCTGGCGCGGGCACTGATGCCCGCTCACCTTCAGCCGCGGTGTCTTACCGGTCCCGGCGTCGCCGCTCTCCCTCGTCCCCGGGCCCGCGATGGAGCCGACTACGGGCCGGTGGCCTCCAGCTCCAGGAGGCGGGCCGTGTAG
- a CDS encoding ATP/GTP-binding protein: MADNLRALFSSNDPSAFDVSEAFTDRNSQWVLVAAALEEHLRRTTGPAFAVEDLEAPRTNVLVFHGVGGVGKSTLLRKIEAALTAAEHRPEQWGAPTWTDRVLPIRIDLSRAASTGSDFERVILTIRLALAGALGRPMPSFDVALRNYWEHVHPGEPLDEYIRRSGLAGKFAEMLPQQLQAGVGEVAAALALPGLVGSAAGQLTSALVNALRERHERAQALAGATRTAALLEATPDLEALSYYPHLLAWDLSQLPAKTRIVPVVLLDTFEDTADRHRDFERLLQRLVWLMPGTFFVIGGRSRLPWADPALHGQLDWTGPAAWPGLVSSSASLTVPQPRTAGSGARQFLIGDLSPEDCETHLARRLVQDGQPLISADIRAAITARSHGLPLHLDLAVSRFLEIRRSGRTPTPADFDCTFPALLARALSDLTPEERHLLRSVALLDAFDLNLATRTAGLAQQAPARRLTERPLVNENPYALWPYHLHRAIRSAVRDDQHSDDRWTPADWHQAAARALAALGEQWTTATTLGPSRLLLVACLRQGLRLARDHRLTDLGWLTAAAHAYTDDSVWEPLALPTDTSTEPASDTPADALAELLTTIARRQHEHRQRTADRLTAVLDSGLLPTELAEMGLYYRAKAYKDLSLNDAARTGMQQVADSGGRYAPRALRGLANLARLAGDFPTALAAVPALGWKGRHHRVLGDIHWSQADTAQAVTAFEAGRAEAEQHGAAGERAMMQVRLALAVSFADPARADDELALAHQLLDGLDQRSNTLLAQVVALIKDAGTSNVLDRAHNLHRDVENAGLPFLHRFVELALAFHHAVRGEHRDLAATIDRLRALTATGDFAYFTDIAHFMAALPLPEPSAIRWTTSEDHVRSSWRGLVQARQEHLRAGN, translated from the coding sequence ATGGCCGACAACCTGCGTGCGCTGTTCAGCTCCAACGACCCGTCGGCGTTTGATGTCTCGGAGGCGTTCACCGACCGCAACAGCCAGTGGGTCCTGGTGGCCGCCGCGCTGGAGGAACACCTGCGCCGCACCACCGGCCCGGCCTTCGCCGTGGAGGACCTCGAAGCTCCCCGTACCAACGTTCTCGTCTTCCACGGGGTGGGCGGCGTCGGAAAGTCGACGCTGCTCCGCAAGATCGAGGCCGCGCTCACTGCAGCCGAGCACCGCCCCGAGCAGTGGGGCGCTCCCACCTGGACGGACCGGGTGCTACCCATCCGGATCGACCTGTCGAGAGCCGCGTCGACCGGCTCGGACTTCGAGCGCGTCATCCTGACGATCCGCCTCGCGCTCGCCGGGGCCCTGGGCAGGCCGATGCCGTCCTTCGACGTGGCGCTGCGGAACTACTGGGAGCACGTGCACCCAGGTGAGCCGCTGGACGAGTACATCCGGCGGTCCGGTCTGGCCGGGAAGTTCGCGGAGATGCTGCCCCAGCAATTGCAGGCCGGAGTGGGGGAGGTCGCCGCGGCTCTGGCGCTGCCCGGCCTGGTCGGCTCGGCCGCCGGACAGCTCACCTCAGCGCTGGTGAACGCGCTGCGCGAACGCCACGAACGCGCCCAGGCCCTGGCCGGCGCCACGCGGACGGCAGCGCTGCTGGAAGCCACCCCTGACCTGGAGGCGCTGTCCTACTACCCGCACCTGCTGGCCTGGGACCTGAGCCAACTGCCCGCAAAGACGCGCATCGTGCCGGTGGTCCTGCTGGACACCTTCGAGGACACCGCCGACCGCCACCGGGACTTCGAGCGGCTGCTGCAGCGCCTGGTCTGGCTCATGCCCGGCACCTTCTTCGTCATCGGCGGCCGCAGCCGGCTGCCGTGGGCGGACCCCGCGCTGCACGGCCAGCTCGACTGGACCGGCCCCGCCGCCTGGCCCGGCCTGGTCTCCTCCTCCGCCTCCCTGACGGTCCCGCAGCCGCGGACAGCCGGCTCTGGCGCCCGGCAGTTTCTGATCGGCGACCTCTCACCTGAGGACTGCGAGACCCACCTCGCCCGCCGCCTGGTCCAAGACGGCCAACCCCTCATCAGCGCCGACATCCGGGCCGCGATCACCGCACGCTCCCACGGCCTGCCCCTCCACCTCGACCTCGCCGTCTCCCGCTTCCTGGAGATCCGCCGCAGCGGCCGCACCCCCACCCCGGCCGACTTCGACTGCACCTTCCCCGCGCTGTTGGCCCGCGCCCTGTCCGACCTCACCCCCGAAGAACGCCACCTGCTGCGCAGCGTCGCCCTGTTGGATGCCTTCGACCTCAACCTGGCCACCCGCACCGCCGGCCTCGCCCAGCAGGCGCCGGCCCGGCGCCTGACCGAGCGGCCCCTGGTCAACGAGAACCCGTACGCCCTGTGGCCCTACCACCTGCACCGTGCGATCCGCAGCGCCGTCCGCGACGACCAGCACAGCGACGACCGCTGGACGCCGGCGGACTGGCACCAGGCCGCCGCCCGCGCCCTGGCCGCCCTCGGCGAGCAGTGGACCACCGCCACCACGCTCGGCCCCAGCCGGCTGCTCCTCGTCGCGTGCTTGCGCCAAGGCCTGCGCCTGGCCCGCGACCACCGCCTCACCGACCTGGGCTGGCTCACCGCCGCCGCCCACGCCTACACCGACGACTCCGTCTGGGAGCCCCTCGCCCTGCCCACCGACACCAGCACCGAACCGGCGTCCGACACACCCGCCGACGCCCTGGCCGAACTCCTCACAACGATCGCCCGCCGCCAGCACGAACACCGCCAGCGCACCGCCGACCGGCTCACCGCCGTTCTCGACAGCGGCCTGCTGCCCACTGAGCTCGCCGAGATGGGCCTGTACTACCGGGCCAAGGCGTACAAGGACCTCAGCCTCAACGATGCCGCCCGTACCGGGATGCAGCAGGTCGCCGACTCGGGTGGCCGGTACGCGCCCCGGGCCCTGCGCGGCCTGGCCAACCTGGCCCGCCTGGCCGGCGACTTCCCCACCGCGCTGGCCGCGGTCCCAGCGCTGGGCTGGAAGGGCCGCCACCACCGCGTCCTCGGCGACATCCACTGGTCCCAGGCCGACACCGCCCAGGCCGTCACCGCCTTCGAAGCCGGCCGGGCCGAAGCCGAGCAGCACGGCGCCGCCGGCGAGCGCGCCATGATGCAGGTCCGCCTCGCCCTCGCCGTCTCCTTCGCCGACCCCGCCCGCGCCGACGACGAGCTCGCTCTCGCCCACCAGCTCCTCGACGGTCTCGACCAGCGCTCCAACACCCTCCTCGCCCAGGTCGTGGCCCTGATCAAGGACGCCGGAACCAGCAACGTCCTCGACCGGGCTCACAACCTGCACCGCGACGTCGAGAACGCCGGGCTTCCTTTCCTCCACCGGTTCGTGGAGCTCGCCCTCGCCTTCCACCACGCCGTCCGCGGCGAACACCGGGACCTGGCCGCCACCATCGACCGGCTGCGAGCGCTGACCGCCACCGGCGACTTCGCCTACTTCACCGACATCGCCCACTTCATGGCCGCCCTTCCCCTGCCGGAGCCGTCGGCCATCCGCTGGACCACGAGCGAAGACCACGTCCGCTCCTCGTGGCGCGGCCTCGTCCAGGCCCGGCAGGAACACCTGCGCGCCGGAAACTGA